In Halococcus hamelinensis 100A6, a single genomic region encodes these proteins:
- a CDS encoding 50S ribosomal protein L37e has product MTGSGTPSQGKKNKTVHVKCRRCGEASYHKTKKVCASCGFGKSAKRRDYAWQEKAGE; this is encoded by the coding sequence GGGCTCAGGAACACCGAGTCAGGGGAAGAAGAACAAGACGGTGCACGTGAAGTGCCGGCGGTGCGGCGAGGCCTCCTACCACAAGACCAAGAAGGTCTGCGCGTCGTGCGGGTTCGGGAAATCCGCCAAACGACGCGACTACGCGTGGCAGGAGAAGGCCGGCGAGTAG